The Drosophila biarmipes strain raj3 chromosome 2L, RU_DBia_V1.1, whole genome shotgun sequence genome has a window encoding:
- the LOC108033311 gene encoding small ubiquitin-related modifier 3, translating to MSDEKKGGETEHINLKVLGQDNAVVQFKIKKHTPLRKLMNAYCDRAGLSMQVVRFRFDGQPINENDTPTSLEMEEGDTIEVYQQQTGGAL from the coding sequence ATGTCTGACGAAAAGAAGGGCGGCGAAACTGAACACATCAACCTGAAGGTGCTCGGCCAGGACAACGCCGTGGTCCAGTTCAAAATCAAGAAGCACACACCCTTGCGGAAGCTGATGAACGCCTACTGCGACCGGGCCGGACTCTCCATGCAGGTGGTGCGCTTCCGCTTCGACGGGCAGCCCATCAACGAGAACGACACCCCGACCTCGCTGGAGATGGAGGAGGGCGACACCATCGAGGTTTACCAGCAGCAGACCGGCGGCGCTCTTTAA